Part of the Candidatus Amarolinea dominans genome is shown below.
CAACGGCTGCGAAGCCCACTTGCGCGGGCTGGGATCGAGCACGATGAAAAAGCGGTGGACTTTCACGCCAGGTCGGTGCGCGTTACGCCAGGTCGGTGCGCGTGACGCCCGCCATCTGCATGATGAAGTCTGCGCCAAACGCCAGCGATGGCGTCTGAAAACCGCTGGGGATGCCGCCGGCCAGCACACGCTGCACGGCCGCCAGGCTGGTCAGCGCGGTGAGTTGGTAGCCCTCCGGCGTGCGCAGCCGCGACACCCGCGCCTGGCCCTGATCGTCGCGCACCTCGCCCCACACCAGGCTGAAACCCTGACTGCGCTGATCGGCGCTTGGCCCCGGCGCGCCCGCGCCGATCGCGAGCTTGAGCACGCGCTGCATGGGCGCCGCGGCCAACAGACCGCCCACCCAACGGCTGGCAAGCAGCAGCCGGCGCGCCGCGGGCGGAAAGACGCCATAGACCTCGATGTTGGGGATGCCGGTGCTGTAGAAAGCGGTGGCTACGTCGCCCCAGGGAATGGTGACGCACGTCACCGGGCCGCGGCCGAAATCAACAGCGCGGGTCTTCCAGGCCGCGGGCACGCGACGAATCTTGCCCTGTTCGCGGATGGCGCCCAAGCGGTCAATATCCTCGAGCATGGTGCGCAGGGTGCCGCGTGACCAGGTGCTGCCGACGCTGCGAAAGGCCAGCGCCAGGTGGGTGGCGCCGGGCAGCCGGGCGTGGAGGTGCGCGGCCAGGCAGTCAGTAGGCACGACATCGAAGCCGACGCCGGGCAGTAGGCTGATGCCTGCCGCCTGCGCCTCAGCCGAGCGCCGCGCCAGCGCCTCGAAGACGGCAATTTCGCCGGTGATGTCCAGGTAGTGGACGCGGTTGCGCAGGCAGGCGTCCACCATCGGCTGCGCGGTGTGCGCAAAGGGGCCGGCCGCGTGCAACACCGCGGCAACGCCGGCCAGCGCGGCGTCCAGCGCGGCCGCATCGGCCAGCGGCGCCACCCGGTAATCAAGCCCAAGTTCGCCCGCCAGGGTGGCCAGGGCGGCGGCCGAACGTCCGGCCAGCAACGGGCGCAGGCTTTGTGCAACCGCCAGTCCGGCGATCAAGCGGCCGGTGTAGCCGGTGGCGCCATAGATCAAGAATGACTCAGACATGACTCACCTCCTGCTGCCCGCGGGGGACGAAGATCATGGCGATGGCCGCGATCAGGGCCATGGCCGCGCCAAAAAGAAACGGGGCTGTCGGGCCGAAACCCGCCCAACTGCCGACCCCTTGCCAGAGGATGCCGGCGATGAGGGAGGCCGGTAAATCCAAAATACCGAGCACGGCGCTGTAGGCGCCAAAGGCGGCGCCGCGCAGATGGGCTGGCGCCAGGTCGGCCACCAGGGCCTTGGCTGTGCCATAGGCCATGCCGTAATAAAAACCGTAGACGGCATACAACGCCCAGATGTGCCAGGCCGCCTGCGCCAGGCCAAAGCCGAGGTAGATCAGCGCATAGACCAGCCAGCCCCCGATGAGCAGGCGCCGTCGCCCGATGCGGTCAGACAAAGCGCCAGCCGGGGTTGAGATCAGGGTGTAGATCAGGTTGAAGGTGATGAGCATGCCGAGCACGCCGAGCACGCTGAGGCCACGCTCTTGTGCGCGCAGCACCAGGAAGGCGTCCGAGGAGTTGCCCAGGTCGAAGATGCCGACGACGAGCATGAAGAGCAGAAAGGGCCGACCCAGGCCCTTGAAGCCCAGCGCAGGCGCCTTCGCCGCGCCTGTGACCGGCACATCGGTGGCCCCAAAGGCCAGGGTAATCACCGCCAGGCCGGCCGGGATCAGGCTGATGAGCACCAGGGTGCGAAACGTCGCGGCGGTCAAGCCGACGCTGCCAGACTGTGCCAGCCAGACGACGAGCAGCGCAATGCTGAGTCCCAATACGGCCCCGGCCGTGTCGGCGGCGCGGTGAAAGCCGAAAGCCAGGCCGCGTTGCGCGGGGGTGACGGAATCGGCCACCAGGGCATCGCGCGGCGCGGTGCGCACGCCTTTGCCGACCCGATCGGCCCAGCGCGCACCGGCCACGGCCCCCCACCCGGTCGCGAGATAGAAAAAGGGCTTGGAGAGGGCCGAGATGCCATAGCCGGCCACCGCCAACCACTTGCGCGCGCGCAGGCGATCGGACAGCCAACCGGAGAAGAGCTTGAGCAGGCTGGCCGTGGCTTCGGCCACCCCTTCGATCAGGCCAATGATGTTGGTTTTGACGCCGAGCACGTTGGATAAGAAGAGCGGCAGCAGGTTGATGACCATCTCGCTGGAGATGTCCATCAGGAAACTGGTGATGCTGACCGCCCAGACGTTGCGGGGCAGACTGCGCACGCCCGTTGTGGGCTTGGGGTTGGCTTGACTCACGCTTTATTTTCTCCTCGATCATGGTCTGACGGCGGGGATGCGTGCATGCCTTTGGGCGCCGGTTCGGCCAGGTAGATGCCAATCGAGGCCATAGTATGCCACCGCTCAACGCTTGTCAAATCGCCCCCGGCTGCAAACCTTTCTATACGTTCCAGAGAGCTCCAGAGGAACGAAACGCAAAGACGCGGAGACGCAAAGGCCGCAAAGGGCTATGGTGTCTTGGCGCCGTGGCGTCTTCGTGCCGTGGCGTCCCTGCGATGATGCAAGAGCTTGCACGGTAACACGGTGATCGAGTAAGATAGGGCTGATATCCAGAACCGTCAATAGGAGGCAACGATGGACGTTGTGGCGTACAATCGGCAGGCGTGGAATCAACAGGTAGAGCAGGGCAATCCCTGGACGGTGCCCTTCAGCGCGGAGGTGATTGCGGAAGCGCGACAGGGGCGCTGGACGATCGTGCTAACGCCCACCATTCCGGTGCCCAGGTCATGGTTTCCGGATCCGCTCAGCGGCCTCGATGTCCTCTGCCTGGCGTCGGGCGGCGGACAGCAGGGGCCGATCCTGGCCGCGGCCGGCGCGCAGGTGACGGTCTTCGACAACTCGCCCGCGCAGTTGGCGCGCGATCGCGAGGTGGCTGAGCGGGAGGGGCTTGCCATCCGCACGGTGCAGGGCGATATGGCCGATCTCTCTGCGTTTGCCGCTGAATCGTTCGATCTGATCTTCCACCCGGTCTCCAACTGTTTTGCGCCGGCCGTGCGCCCGGTCTGGCGTGAGTGCTACCGTGTGCTGCGGCCGGGCGGCGCGTTGCTGGCCGGCTTCAACAACCCGCTGCGCTATCTATTCGACGCCGAGTTGGCCGACCAGGGCATCTTCAAGGTGCGCCACCGCCTGCCCTACTCTGATCTCACCGACTTGACCGAGGAGGAGCGCCAGCGCTACCAGGCGCAAGGCTTGCCGCTGGAATTCGGCCACACGTTGGACGATCAAATCGGTGGGCAGCTTGCGGCCGGCTTTGTATTGACCGGGTTTTTCGAGGATCGTAGCCCGGATGAGGTGTTCACTGAGTACCTGGCAACGTTCATCGCCACGCGGGCCGTCAAACCAGGCGGCTGATGGAATTCAAGAGAACAAACAGGTAACGAAGGCGACCTGTTTGTTCGGCTCTGCGCAGGGTTGCCCGGCTCACCTGGCCGGTTCGGGCGTCGGGGTGTCGGTTGCCGACGGGATGGACGTATCTGTCGGTATCGGCGTGTCAGTCGGCGGCTCCGGCGTGGGCGTCTCCGCCGGTGTTTCTGTTGGCAGGGGCTCCGGCAGTAGATCATGAAAGATGGATTGGTACACCACCGTTGCCGTGGGCAGAGGCGACGGCAACGGCGGAACCTCACCATCTACGATCACCGGCGCCATGAAATAACGAGCTTGTCCATTGATCTCCAATCCCCAAGTTACGTAGTTTCCACTGACGAAAATGGGATCGAGGTAGTCAGCCGAGATATCTTCCAGCCCAGGCGGCATGATTGGGATTGCATAGATTACGTCGTATCGCAAATCGTACCCGCGTTGCGTCTCATCTTGCCATACAACCTGTGTTCGAGAAACGCGAATCTTGGAGGGAGGGGGGTGTTTTCCGAATAGTTCAGGAATATCGAGTATGCGGCTGGTGCGCGTGCTTAGATCGAATACAGCTAAGGCCATCTGTCCGGTTTCTTCGTCATAATCCACCCAAGCAATCATTCCTTCGTTGATATGATAGAGCGTCATCGTGCGGATGCCGAGAAAGGCAGCTCGTGCCCTGGTAATGACAATCTCCTCGCCGGTCTCCAAGTTGTAGGCACGCAGTCCCACACGTTTGTCAGCGCCTTCGTCACTGGTGAAGATGATCCATTGATTCGACATCCAAACATCAATTCCCAATCTGATGTAGGCTTGTTCGCCGGTCGCGAGATCATAGGCATAAAGTCCTTGCGCACGATCCTGACATGGCCAGGGATCACAAAGCGACCAACGCCAAACTAGATATTGGTCGTCCATGGCTTCGAAATCGGCCTGACCACTATCGTTCCCCAAGCGAAACTCTTGGCCTGTCTCATTGTCATGCAAGTACAAGCTGTGGTTATGGGCCATGACACCGCGCTGTACCCCACTACTTTGGTCTTCCATGCGAACGCGATAGCGCCGCGAAGGTGCAGGGGCGATTTCGTTCGTTTCCCCCAGTCGCACCTCGTGCATCGGACTGGCTGTCGCGACTCCTGTAGCATCGTCAAGCGACACCGCCGTTGCCGGGGCATCTCCTGACGGAATAGTCGTGGCCTCAAGCGATGGAACAGCCCCGGATGGCAAAACGATATCGCCTGTACCGGGCGCTCGGCATCCAGACAAGCTGGTCATGGCAACCACAATCACAAGTCCTGCCAGCCAGCTTCTGAGATAATTCTCGTTCATGATGACCTCCTGTGAACTTATCAGAGCAAATCAATCGCCAATTGCGGAATTCTTCTCGGTCTCACTCGGGACCAGCCCACCAACGGGTGAACCAGGGGCGATCTCCCGTGTTATCGCGGTAGGCTTCATGCCAGGCAATTTCCGTATCATCCATACTAATGCACTGCGCAGCGTCGCTGGGACCGTCCGTGAGCAGCCAGGCAATCACGTAGTCGGCCCCTGCTTCAGCCATGATAAATGCCCGCAGGGAGTTAGAGGCTGTCACCCCATCGTCATTATTGTCTTTGTTTGACATCAATGGGTTATACCATCCTTGACACGGCGAGTAGAGATCAGCCTCAGTGATGAAGGCGGGCTTGCCGCTGCCCTGGATATTCGTGCGCATAGCCGAGGGGAAATACTGGAAGACATGATCACCCGCAGGTATAGAGGAGTTGGTTGGGCAAAAGCTGTTGTCCCAAAGTTCTTTGCCAGGGCGCCAGTAGTTGTGCCAGGCAAACCCGTCGTTATAAGTCGAATAGGTAGTGGATATTACTTCGTAACCAGACTGGTTCGTGTTTCGAAGCGCCAAAGG
Proteins encoded:
- a CDS encoding MFS transporter, giving the protein MDISSEMVINLLPLFLSNVLGVKTNIIGLIEGVAEATASLLKLFSGWLSDRLRARKWLAVAGYGISALSKPFFYLATGWGAVAGARWADRVGKGVRTAPRDALVADSVTPAQRGLAFGFHRAADTAGAVLGLSIALLVVWLAQSGSVGLTAATFRTLVLISLIPAGLAVITLAFGATDVPVTGAAKAPALGFKGLGRPFLLFMLVVGIFDLGNSSDAFLVLRAQERGLSVLGVLGMLITFNLIYTLISTPAGALSDRIGRRRLLIGGWLVYALIYLGFGLAQAAWHIWALYAVYGFYYGMAYGTAKALVADLAPAHLRGAAFGAYSAVLGILDLPASLIAGILWQGVGSWAGFGPTAPFLFGAAMALIAAIAMIFVPRGQQEVSHV
- a CDS encoding saccharopine dehydrogenase NADP-binding domain-containing protein, with the protein product MSESFLIYGATGYTGRLIAGLAVAQSLRPLLAGRSAAALATLAGELGLDYRVAPLADAAALDAALAGVAAVLHAAGPFAHTAQPMVDACLRNRVHYLDITGEIAVFEALARRSAEAQAAGISLLPGVGFDVVPTDCLAAHLHARLPGATHLALAFRSVGSTWSRGTLRTMLEDIDRLGAIREQGKIRRVPAAWKTRAVDFGRGPVTCVTIPWGDVATAFYSTGIPNIEVYGVFPPAARRLLLASRWVGGLLAAAPMQRVLKLAIGAGAPGPSADQRSQGFSLVWGEVRDDQGQARVSRLRTPEGYQLTALTSLAAVQRVLAGGIPSGFQTPSLAFGADFIMQMAGVTRTDLA
- a CDS encoding class I SAM-dependent methyltransferase, producing the protein MDVVAYNRQAWNQQVEQGNPWTVPFSAEVIAEARQGRWTIVLTPTIPVPRSWFPDPLSGLDVLCLASGGGQQGPILAAAGAQVTVFDNSPAQLARDREVAEREGLAIRTVQGDMADLSAFAAESFDLIFHPVSNCFAPAVRPVWRECYRVLRPGGALLAGFNNPLRYLFDAELADQGIFKVRHRLPYSDLTDLTEEERQRYQAQGLPLEFGHTLDDQIGGQLAAGFVLTGFFEDRSPDEVFTEYLATFIATRAVKPGG